From Spirochaeta lutea, one genomic window encodes:
- a CDS encoding helix-turn-helix domain-containing protein encodes MKRRFAITQIFQHNLFIQFFLTYVGLLLIPLVLGIGVNSALVQQFQASLEENKLAVLRQTRDVIEGTIDDLEWRMFQIAGSPRLSRLITEYRTTGVQDSLLTRELVASLNTYTLYSSNLKSTFYLYLQEPPLILTPYSVYRHEDFTEDKTYFLMDGISIEDWHDRIFSRYHRREFYPVRRVTIEDFTSKPMIPYVQSLPVAPISQGTEITGAIVYLLGEDEFRSLLGNLNLPPGGWAFIADAQNQILTQEGESPLSEQGGRSLPVFQGREGLLSLSLEGTDYFLIYTTSEYGWKYAAYLPAEPVLQPVYRLQQISLLTLMGSMLISMAVASIISYRRARPLQQLLREIGDVLDSSSPGKSSGIQALGTGVQQLISQSRHLQLQLERQEAVNQGLLVNRLLHGSFRSKNEMQSFLEYLKITITENCFVAMVMSLQGFRTLDTVSMIDEMNRTKVVLKALIHNTFPGRVFLSENQEEQIALILMAEQERGGCYWSGLDDQLEGIQRDFEEIYHGRLVIGIGTPKAEILEIAASFEEAKQALQSWKPGTSRDQIYFTQDLVNPEEYYYPIELEIRLSNAVRAGDEQALEQGLATLCHENFERRKISHTRCRYLYHEVYGTYRKLRDSLSGDLAGASAAIPPEAEISGEPESLETLFQQFRTITRQLSGAKRSHNKELIQGITGYLRDRYTDPGLGLSMVASRFSITESYLSFFFKEQTGENFSNYIESLRIDQAVQLLKTTDAGIHGIAQMVGYNNDKTFRRVFKKLKGLSPSEFRQEYSQRRMV; translated from the coding sequence ATGAAACGGAGATTCGCCATCACCCAGATCTTTCAACACAATCTCTTTATTCAATTCTTCCTGACCTACGTCGGACTGTTACTCATTCCCCTGGTCTTGGGCATCGGGGTAAACAGCGCCCTGGTGCAGCAGTTTCAGGCGAGTCTGGAGGAGAACAAGCTGGCGGTTCTTCGTCAGACCCGGGATGTTATCGAAGGCACCATCGATGATCTTGAGTGGCGGATGTTTCAGATCGCCGGCAGCCCCCGGCTTAGCCGGCTCATCACCGAATACCGCACCACGGGTGTTCAGGACTCCCTGCTCACCCGGGAATTGGTGGCTAGTCTCAATACCTACACCCTCTACTCCAGCAATCTGAAGAGCACCTTCTACCTCTACCTTCAGGAGCCGCCCCTCATTTTGACCCCCTATTCGGTGTACCGCCACGAGGACTTTACCGAGGATAAGACCTATTTCCTTATGGACGGAATCAGTATCGAGGACTGGCATGACAGGATATTTTCCCGGTACCACCGGCGGGAATTCTATCCCGTCCGCCGGGTAACCATCGAGGATTTTACCAGCAAACCCATGATTCCCTACGTGCAGAGCCTGCCCGTGGCGCCCATTTCCCAAGGAACGGAGATAACCGGTGCCATCGTGTATCTCTTGGGGGAGGATGAGTTTAGGAGCCTCCTGGGTAACCTGAACCTGCCCCCGGGAGGCTGGGCCTTCATCGCCGATGCCCAGAACCAGATCCTCACCCAGGAGGGGGAGAGCCCTCTCTCGGAGCAGGGGGGACGGTCTCTGCCGGTATTTCAGGGCAGAGAGGGCCTGCTGTCCCTCAGCCTGGAGGGAACTGACTATTTCCTCATCTATACCACCTCTGAGTACGGATGGAAGTATGCCGCCTATCTGCCGGCCGAGCCTGTTTTACAGCCCGTGTACCGTCTCCAGCAAATTTCCCTGCTCACCCTCATGGGATCCATGCTCATCAGCATGGCTGTAGCCTCTATCATATCCTACCGCCGCGCCCGGCCCCTCCAGCAGCTCCTCCGGGAAATCGGAGACGTCCTGGATTCCTCCTCACCGGGAAAATCCTCGGGCATCCAGGCCCTGGGAACGGGAGTCCAGCAGCTCATCAGCCAGAGCCGGCATCTCCAGCTACAGCTGGAACGCCAGGAAGCGGTAAACCAGGGGCTCCTGGTCAACCGTCTGCTCCACGGCAGTTTCCGGAGCAAAAACGAGATGCAATCCTTCCTGGAATACCTGAAAATCACCATAACCGAAAACTGTTTCGTCGCCATGGTCATGAGCCTGCAGGGCTTTCGGACCCTGGATACGGTGAGCATGATTGACGAAATGAACCGCACCAAGGTAGTTCTCAAGGCCCTGATCCACAATACCTTCCCCGGCAGGGTATTTCTGAGCGAGAACCAGGAGGAACAGATCGCCCTGATTCTCATGGCCGAACAGGAGCGGGGCGGCTGTTACTGGAGCGGCTTGGACGATCAGTTGGAGGGGATTCAGCGTGATTTTGAAGAAATCTACCACGGACGCCTGGTTATCGGCATCGGCACCCCCAAGGCCGAGATTCTGGAGATCGCCGCGTCCTTCGAAGAAGCCAAACAGGCCCTGCAGAGCTGGAAACCCGGCACGTCCCGGGACCAGATCTATTTTACCCAGGATCTGGTGAACCCCGAGGAATACTACTACCCCATCGAGCTGGAAATCCGCCTGAGTAATGCCGTCCGTGCCGGGGACGAACAGGCCCTGGAGCAGGGCCTTGCGACCCTCTGTCATGAGAACTTCGAGCGCCGAAAAATATCCCACACCCGGTGCCGCTACCTCTACCACGAGGTCTACGGTACCTACCGTAAACTCCGGGATTCCCTCTCCGGGGATCTGGCTGGGGCATCTGCCGCCATTCCCCCGGAGGCCGAGATCTCCGGCGAACCCGAATCCCTGGAGACCCTCTTCCAGCAGTTCCGGACCATTACCCGGCAGCTCTCCGGGGCAAAACGCAGCCATAACAAGGAGCTCATCCAGGGCATCACCGGCTACCTCCGGGACCGGTACACCGACCCGGGGCTGGGGCTGTCCATGGTTGCCTCCCGGTTCTCCATTACCGAATCGTACCTGTCCTTCTTTTTCAAGGAACAAACCGGGGAAAACTTCAGCAACTACATTGAGTCCCTGAGAATCGACCAGGCAGTTCAGCTGCTCAAAACCACCGATGCGGGCATCCACGGCATCGCCCAGATGGTGGGCTACAACAACGATAAGACCTTCCGCAGGGTGTTTAAGAAACTTAAGGGACTCAGTCCCAGCGAATTCCGCCAGGAGTACAGTCAGCGCCGGATGGTATAA
- a CDS encoding extracellular solute-binding protein, producing the protein MHRGGGRTRRTGGLSIGMVVLVTGLLLGCGSDDHRGGSRDGIVSGAREAAGGGTAMGSAAPGRGTNNGQSARVIHAFLNNILQDWEGQGVFAQRFEELTGVELTITQPPHQSYSERVFLQLASENVPDVIEILPEHLPRLLGSGLIIPLNDLQAGGRYSGSIEERFLESVRHPSGALYGIPSRNGGGCVTYIRRDWLDNLGLPVPRTWDELQEVLLAFTFGDPNGSGRDDTYGYTDVAAGSADWYNRLIMGAGRIEIYYDYQRQEWVDGFTSPETREALIRYKALYDLGVIDPGVPTNTTYTARTKFINGQVGMFTYWANHWARNLQDRTRAASSPQAQIAPMPALEDGRYIIRIAPLLVITTEAEDSRWVYDTFIDSQFDKGPMQELFTYGVEGYHWQMNDQDELVFLENPQDPYGARFTKSYVPPSGVINGWQLPAPLDPLVAEAGRVLEENPYYERQKWGGEYYSQYFVEIEQHLKAELLTAYLTGSLSLEQTMEQYRRQSRAYYIDRILAELNGPGLDRN; encoded by the coding sequence ATGCACAGAGGCGGTGGGCGTACCCGGAGGACGGGCGGATTGAGTATCGGGATGGTGGTGCTTGTAACCGGCCTGCTTCTGGGCTGCGGTTCCGATGATCACCGGGGCGGCAGCCGGGACGGGATTGTATCCGGAGCACGAGAAGCAGCCGGCGGGGGTACGGCCATGGGCTCGGCCGCTCCCGGGCGAGGTACTAACAACGGCCAGTCTGCCCGGGTCATCCACGCCTTCCTGAACAACATCCTCCAGGATTGGGAGGGTCAGGGGGTGTTCGCCCAGCGCTTTGAGGAGCTCACCGGCGTTGAACTCACCATAACTCAACCACCCCACCAGAGCTATTCCGAGCGGGTTTTCCTGCAGTTAGCCTCGGAGAATGTGCCCGATGTCATCGAAATTCTTCCCGAACACCTGCCCCGGCTGCTAGGATCGGGGTTGATCATTCCGTTGAACGATCTCCAGGCGGGCGGCCGATACTCAGGCAGCATAGAAGAGCGGTTTTTGGAGAGTGTGCGCCACCCCTCGGGAGCCCTCTACGGGATTCCCAGCCGAAACGGCGGCGGCTGTGTGACCTACATCCGCCGGGATTGGCTGGACAACCTTGGCTTGCCGGTTCCCCGCACCTGGGACGAACTCCAGGAGGTGCTTCTTGCCTTTACCTTCGGTGATCCTAACGGCTCCGGCCGGGATGATACCTATGGGTACACCGATGTGGCAGCGGGGAGTGCCGACTGGTATAACCGGCTGATCATGGGGGCGGGCCGCATTGAGATTTACTACGATTATCAGCGCCAGGAGTGGGTGGACGGCTTCACCAGCCCGGAAACCCGGGAGGCTCTGATCCGGTACAAGGCTCTTTACGACCTCGGAGTGATTGATCCCGGGGTTCCTACCAATACCACCTACACCGCCCGGACCAAGTTTATCAACGGCCAGGTGGGGATGTTCACCTACTGGGCCAACCACTGGGCCCGGAATCTTCAGGACCGGACCCGGGCCGCCTCCTCGCCCCAGGCGCAGATTGCTCCCATGCCCGCCCTGGAAGATGGACGGTACATTATCCGCATAGCTCCGCTACTGGTCATTACTACCGAGGCTGAGGATTCCCGGTGGGTCTACGATACCTTCATCGACAGCCAATTTGATAAGGGTCCCATGCAGGAGCTGTTCACCTACGGGGTGGAGGGTTACCATTGGCAGATGAACGACCAAGACGAGCTGGTCTTCCTGGAAAACCCCCAGGATCCCTACGGGGCCCGGTTCACCAAATCCTACGTGCCCCCCAGCGGGGTTATTAACGGGTGGCAGCTTCCGGCCCCCCTGGATCCCCTGGTGGCTGAGGCGGGAAGGGTTTTGGAGGAAAACCCCTATTACGAGCGTCAGAAATGGGGGGGCGAATACTACAGCCAGTACTTCGTCGAGATCGAACAGCATCTCAAGGCTGAGCTCTTAACAGCCTATTTAACCGGAAGCCTGAGTCTCGAACAGACCATGGAGCAGTACCGCCGGCAAAGCAGGGCCTACTACATCGACCGTATACTCGCTGAGCTCAACGGACCGGGACTGGACCGGAACTAG
- a CDS encoding glycoside hydrolase family 88/105 protein, whose product MEQTIQSLRSAQALAASVMKRYSPEKALWHYEHGVLMQSLLALGLEVEDQSYEDFVVLRMQTLVTEGGEIPTYRLEDYNLDQINPGKVLLELYARRGEERYKKAAQTLRYQLQYHPRTSEGGFWHKKIYPHQIWLDGQYMQGPFYARYARDFNEPAVFDDVTSQLLLTEARTRNPSNGLLYHAWDESRKQLWANLRTGCSPHFWGRAMGWFAMALVDVLDMLPAGHSKWEEIIQAVRRLAGAVLDVQDREVGLWYQVLDQGEREKNYIETSASSMFTYFLAKAARLGYLEEDVSVRARRGAQRALQALIDDYLIADREGDLHLHGICSVAGLGGTPYRDGSYDYYVKEPVAADDFKGVGPFIMACIEVNRL is encoded by the coding sequence ATGGAACAGACGATTCAATCCCTGAGATCAGCCCAGGCACTGGCCGCTTCGGTCATGAAGCGCTACAGCCCCGAGAAGGCGCTATGGCATTACGAACACGGGGTCCTTATGCAGAGCCTTTTGGCTCTGGGACTGGAGGTGGAGGATCAGTCCTATGAGGATTTTGTGGTCCTTCGGATGCAGACCCTGGTAACCGAGGGGGGGGAGATTCCGACCTACCGCTTGGAGGATTATAATCTGGACCAGATAAATCCCGGAAAGGTTCTCCTGGAGCTCTATGCCCGGCGGGGGGAGGAGCGGTACAAGAAGGCCGCCCAGACCCTGCGGTACCAGCTGCAATACCATCCCCGGACCAGCGAGGGGGGATTCTGGCATAAAAAAATCTACCCCCACCAGATATGGCTGGACGGCCAGTACATGCAGGGGCCCTTTTATGCCCGGTATGCCAGGGATTTTAACGAGCCCGCGGTGTTTGACGATGTTACCAGCCAGCTCCTGTTGACCGAGGCGAGGACCCGGAATCCCTCCAACGGGCTGCTGTACCATGCCTGGGATGAGAGCCGGAAACAACTCTGGGCTAACCTGCGCACGGGCTGCAGTCCCCATTTCTGGGGCAGGGCCATGGGCTGGTTTGCCATGGCCCTGGTGGATGTCCTGGATATGCTCCCCGCCGGCCATTCCAAGTGGGAGGAGATTATCCAGGCGGTCCGCCGGTTGGCCGGGGCTGTGCTGGATGTCCAGGACCGGGAGGTGGGACTCTGGTACCAGGTTCTTGATCAGGGGGAGCGGGAGAAGAACTATATTGAGACCTCGGCCTCTTCGATGTTCACCTATTTCCTGGCCAAGGCTGCCCGTCTTGGATATCTCGAGGAAGATGTATCTGTCAGAGCCAGGAGGGGTGCCCAAAGGGCCCTCCAGGCTCTGATTGACGACTACCTGATTGCCGACCGGGAGGGAGACCTGCATCTTCACGGAATTTGTTCCGTGGCCGGCTTGGGCGGCACCCCGTACCGTGACGGCAGCTATGATTATTACGTGAAGGAGCCTGTAGCGGCGGATGATTTTAAGGGTGTGGGTCCCTTTATTATGGCGTGTATTGAAGTAAACAGGCTCTAA
- a CDS encoding ABC transporter permease, giving the protein MARNQEITMQVRPEVAVRVKTARWQKLRQDIAGHRMFYLFLLPGTIYFILFHYVPMWELRLSFFEYGLGGVGEFVGLEHFRVALDSPGFSRAFWNTLILSSMNIVIQMTLTIVISLLLNEIMHQGFKKFVQTAIYLPHFLSWVVVASLFTLLLSQGGLVNAIIKSLGGDPVYFLGDKSWWRPVYLAILAWREVGWGTVIFLASLAGIDPQLYEAAKIDGASRLQQMVYVTLPHLFPTIAIVLIMNLAKIFNLFESVMVLYNSLVYDVSDVLQTYVYRTGIREFRFAYATAIGLFRSVIAFVLVVSANRLTKKLKEV; this is encoded by the coding sequence ATGGCCAGAAACCAAGAGATTACCATGCAGGTAAGACCCGAGGTCGCGGTTCGGGTAAAGACTGCACGATGGCAGAAGCTCCGACAGGACATAGCGGGTCACCGCATGTTTTACCTGTTTCTGCTTCCCGGTACCATCTATTTTATTTTGTTTCACTACGTTCCCATGTGGGAACTCCGCCTGTCATTCTTTGAATACGGGCTCGGGGGCGTGGGTGAATTCGTCGGCCTGGAACATTTCCGGGTAGCCCTGGACAGTCCGGGCTTCTCCCGGGCCTTCTGGAACACCCTGATCCTGAGTTCCATGAACATCGTCATTCAGATGACCCTGACCATTGTCATATCCCTGTTATTGAATGAGATCATGCATCAGGGTTTTAAGAAGTTCGTGCAGACCGCCATCTACCTGCCCCACTTCCTATCCTGGGTGGTCGTGGCATCCCTGTTTACCCTGCTCTTATCCCAGGGCGGATTGGTGAATGCCATCATCAAGTCCTTGGGGGGCGACCCGGTGTACTTCCTGGGTGATAAATCCTGGTGGCGTCCGGTGTATCTGGCCATCCTGGCCTGGCGGGAGGTCGGTTGGGGAACGGTCATATTTTTAGCCTCTCTGGCCGGTATCGACCCTCAGCTCTATGAGGCCGCCAAGATAGACGGAGCCAGCCGCCTCCAGCAGATGGTCTACGTGACCCTGCCCCACCTGTTCCCCACCATCGCCATCGTCCTGATTATGAACCTGGCGAAGATCTTCAATCTCTTCGAGTCCGTCATGGTTCTCTACAACTCCCTGGTCTACGACGTCAGCGATGTCCTGCAAACCTACGTATACCGTACGGGTATCCGGGAGTTCCGCTTCGCCTACGCCACAGCCATCGGGCTGTTCCGATCGGTAATCGCCTTTGTACTGGTGGTATCCGCCAACCGGTTAACGAAAAAACTGAAAGAGGTATAA
- a CDS encoding MATE family efflux transporter: MRPSLTRESLAFSLPIVGELLLMSLLSMVTLSLVGHLGARELSSVGLSAQPVAISLAFFQSISIGATALIARSVGAGRLDQARQVVVQALYLAVAMGLILGVPAWIFARPLVGALGAQADTLDSAAMYMRYMALGMVFQALPTAVTSILRGAGDSRTPMVYNIITNGVNLVLSLVLIHGFFGLPRLGLMGAALGTTLAKMVNTLLAIRALFSGKNPIAIKLSEIRGLNRGIIHRILRVGVSSAAEALAMRVGFLFYSRIIADLGTLSFAAHQIILSTTSFGSNLVQGLSAGAASLTGRSLGAENPGLARGYTRSLARVGLGASLAMGLVFFFWGGEVARLFTEDPGVISLTGRVLRIAALITLPQNFLAVLSGALRGAGDTRWPLVAALTGMISARIGLSFVFVLVFRWGLEGAWLAALADQSIRALVILGRYRGGRWQSMEV, encoded by the coding sequence ATGCGGCCCTCCCTGACCCGGGAAAGTTTGGCGTTTTCCCTGCCCATTGTGGGGGAGCTCTTGCTCATGTCATTGCTTTCCATGGTCACCCTCTCCCTGGTGGGTCACCTGGGGGCACGGGAGCTTAGCAGCGTAGGCCTGAGCGCTCAGCCCGTGGCTATTAGTCTTGCGTTCTTTCAGAGCATTTCCATCGGCGCAACGGCGTTGATTGCCCGGTCTGTAGGGGCCGGGCGCCTGGACCAGGCCCGGCAGGTGGTGGTTCAGGCCCTGTACCTGGCAGTGGCCATGGGGCTGATCCTGGGGGTTCCGGCATGGATCTTCGCACGGCCCCTGGTGGGTGCCCTGGGGGCCCAGGCGGATACCCTGGATTCGGCGGCTATGTATATGCGGTACATGGCCTTGGGGATGGTATTCCAGGCCTTGCCCACCGCCGTAACCTCTATTCTCCGGGGGGCCGGGGACTCCCGCACACCCATGGTCTATAACATTATCACCAACGGGGTGAATCTGGTGTTGAGTCTAGTGCTGATCCACGGGTTTTTCGGCCTTCCCCGGCTGGGTCTGATGGGGGCCGCCCTGGGTACCACCCTGGCAAAGATGGTAAACACCCTCCTGGCAATCCGGGCCCTGTTCAGCGGAAAGAATCCCATCGCCATCAAACTTTCTGAGATCCGGGGGCTGAACCGTGGTATCATTCACCGGATACTCCGGGTGGGCGTCTCCTCCGCTGCCGAGGCCCTGGCTATGCGGGTGGGTTTCTTGTTTTACAGCCGGATTATTGCGGATCTTGGGACCCTTTCCTTTGCTGCCCACCAGATTATTCTGAGCACCACGAGTTTCGGTTCCAATCTGGTTCAGGGGCTTTCCGCCGGGGCGGCAAGTCTGACCGGACGGTCCCTGGGTGCGGAGAATCCCGGTTTAGCCCGGGGGTACACTCGGAGCCTTGCCCGGGTGGGGCTCGGGGCCAGCCTCGCCATGGGCCTGGTCTTTTTTTTCTGGGGCGGAGAGGTGGCCCGGTTGTTCACCGAGGATCCCGGGGTTATTTCCCTGACCGGGCGGGTGTTGCGGATTGCAGCCCTGATCACCCTTCCCCAGAATTTCCTGGCGGTATTGTCGGGGGCACTCCGGGGAGCCGGGGATACCCGCTGGCCCCTGGTCGCGGCCTTAACCGGCATGATCAGCGCCAGAATCGGCTTGTCCTTTGTGTTTGTATTGGTTTTTCGGTGGGGATTAGAAGGCGCCTGGCTCGCGGCCCTGGCGGATCAGTCCATCCGCGCGTTAGTTATCCTGGGCCGGTACCGAGGGGGTCGCTGGCAGAGTATGGAGGTGTGA